TTAATGCAGGACGTTTCAGGTTGCCAATTATTTTGTAAGGTACAACTAGACCTTTGAGCGAATTACCCACAGAAGGCGTCATTCTCGTAATGTATGCCATTAACTGGGAAGGGGTTTTGTCTACCATATTTATCATCGTACATAGTACTAATTTTCATTATACTTAAATGCTTATTTTAACCTCGAGTATTCATTGCAACCACCCCAATGCCTTATCTGCCAGCGTATTAACTCCACGTAGAGCATTACCGAAAACCTGTGATCAATTTTTTCAAAAACAATTTATCTTTTGCCCACAAAAGATTGCACAAGCTCTGCAAATGTGTGAGGTTGTGAGAATCTCACCATGTTGGAAGCCACAAGACAATGGCTTCGGTTGGCCCGGCTGCCCATGAATCGAAAAGCGGTGCGGCAACTACTGCGTTAGCGCTAACGTTCGTTAGCGCCTGTAGTAACTTATTAGCCCCGACAGCCCGCTGACGCTAACCCCAGCTAACAATAACTACTGTTAGCTGGGGGGATGGCATCTTCCCAGGCCTAATGACCCGCCAACACTAACGTTTGGTAACGGGGGTAGCGGTGTAAATGGTAAGTGGTAAACGGTAGTGGGCTATAGCCCGTTACCACTACCCCCGCTACTGCCGCTACCATTTACCGCTACCACCCCGCTAATGGGAGATTCGGTTCAAGAACGCGCCCTGTCAATCAGTTTGCCCTATAGTCCGTTCCATCAAGTCCCCAGACAAGCATCGAGCATTACTTCGGGCACTCGGCATGTTTTTGATCAAGCGGTTTTGCCAAACCCAGCCGGTCCATTACCGCCGGGCGGTTCTTCGGTCAGGGACAACTAAGATAAATCCAAGACACAAGGATAAAGAAGACAACAATCCCGAGGACAACGCTACTTGACGCGTCAGGGACGGCTGCCCGTGACACTCCGTGTGAAGCCGAACCTGTCTCATAAATTGACACCGGAGCATCTCGCCCTGTAAACACCACCTAGGCATCAAAAAACCCTTCAGAATAGAGGAGGGGGTTCGGGGGAGGGGACTGGCCAATGTGTCGCGGCGGAGGTAACACCATGACAAACAAGACCCTACGACAATTTCGATAATATGACAGTTTTCAGGACAATCATGTTGAAACGGTCTTTGAGGTCGAACTGTCACCCGGTTTATATGTCATCCCGATAGGCTATGATTGGCTTCCAAACAAATCGAAATTGCTCCAGCTATCCAGATTAGCAAACAAAACGCCGAAATTGCCAAGGAGTGTGACTATTCCTTCACGTTGGCAACCAAAATCAGACATTTGACTAAAGAATATAAGCATGCCCCCAAGGGCGACCGACAAACATATGGCTTGAGCGTAGGCTTTGACCGCATTCTCCTGGTCTTTTGGTCTCGATTGACCCAAACGTAGTGCGTGGATGAGATCGATTGCCATCTGCGTTTTCCAACCCTAGCTCAACAGTTGACAGGCAAGGATATTCCCGGTGCGACCCAATCGGGCTCGCAAGAGTCAGCCACCGGTTGCTAGGCCTCTATCAACTTGTTGATGAACTCTATTGTCTTGTCTATCTGACCTGGACCCGGGTCGGTGAAATCGACGATAGACCTTTGAAGATCCCAAATCTAGATCTTCTCTATTTGAGCGCTGTTTAACAGAGTATCGCCTAGGAGTTATTAACCATCAATAATATATTATTGATGTCCATAAAATTAAGCCAAATTGTAATTTAAGAGCTTGTCGATATTCGCTATCCAGTTGACTATCCGATTCACTATCCAAATCGGTTAGTATCCTGTTTATACCTACGCATTCCGAAATAAGATAGCATAATGACTCGTGAAGTAGTAGGTGGTTAGGATACCAAATGGGATACCAAATAGGACGCAAAAATATTGGGTTTTGTGGCCCCGGTTACCTTCAATAATTACGTTAATATTGGTCTCTTGGTTCAGGGCACACAATAACATCTACTTATAAGGGCTCGAATGCCGAGCTACATATTTCGAAGCTCTCGAAAATATTCTCTCACCGCACTTTCCTGGCTCTTCGGTTCAATCGAACCCGGCCTCAGGCTCCGGACATGATCAATGGCGCTTTGCGGCTCCCAGTCGCGGCTAACCAGGCAACAGGCAAGAATGGTCCCAGTGCGGCCAAAACCGGCTCCGCACGAAACGCCTACCGGTCTTGTAGCTTCGAGCGACTTTGCGATGAAGGCCACTATCTTGCGTATTTGATTCAGCGTAGGGGCTGTAAAGTCGGCTACCGGTTCGTGGCAATCCCAAAGTCCGAGTTGGGTGATTTGAGAATTGGTTACCGGGGTATATTTAGTTTCTTGCATTCTCACGAGGGCAAGGACTCCTTGCTTCTTCAACCATGACAAGTCTTGCTCTGATACGGGGGCTGCATGTCCGGCTAACTCGCCCTCAATTATCCAGCTGAAATTCAAATTGTTCGTTTTCGGGATACTCTTTTCCATGGTTTTGCTTGGCGAGTTGTACTTGCTGCTCAGGCGGTGGAAATGTATTTGATTCCTCAAAGAGCTTATTACCCACTTGAAAGATATTCAATTATTTGTCATTTCCCAAAACCCTGAGCGGGAATGGTCACTGTAGATCCTGTACATAATGTGAACCGTAGCTTGTTCTATTGAAGAGCTATTCTCGATCAATATAAATAAATCGTCGCCCACCCCGGTTCCAAACCCACCGACATACGGAAATCCCGAATGCAACGAAATGGACTTGTTTAATGAGGTTCTGACGTTATTGAAATTGGCGCTCAAAATGCCTTTTTCGTCTGAAATGATTATGAAGTCAATGTATTCATTCCCAGCAAGATGAACCGGGTAGAGGTAATTACCTCGGGCGGGGATTGTTAGAGCGAGTCCTGCATATTTCATTGACAAGGCAGACTGGCTTTCATTGGCTATCTCCTCGAATCTTGTAGCTTGATATTTAGAAGATACAAGATCTTGGGACAGTCCGGTGTTATCAGCCAGTAGCGAGTCATTCGATTTGTCTAGACGATAATAGGAATACCCCAGGACACCAACCGACAGAACGATTAAAACAACTAACACGCTAAGAATGACTTTCTTCATCTTTCCTCCAAGTCTCGGACTCAGGGTGAACCACCCCACAGGACCATCAACCCTGGTCCTACAGTTCTGGCCAGCTTTGAAAACACCTTACAAGCAGCGTTCGGAAAGTTAATCGTCTGGGATAGTTCAGACACCTGGTTCATAATGGCAGAACATCCTTCGATAAAATGATA
This is a stretch of genomic DNA from Dehalogenimonas etheniformans. It encodes these proteins:
- a CDS encoding fused DSP-PTPase phosphatase/NAD kinase-like protein, coding for MEKSIPKTNNLNFSWIIEGELAGHAAPVSEQDLSWLKKQGVLALVRMQETKYTPVTNSQITQLGLWDCHEPVADFTAPTLNQIRKIVAFIAKSLEATRPVGVSCGAGFGRTGTILACCLVSRDWEPQSAIDHVRSLRPGSIEPKSQESAVREYFRELRNM